A single window of Tiliqua scincoides isolate rTilSci1 chromosome 10, rTilSci1.hap2, whole genome shotgun sequence DNA harbors:
- the LOC136661598 gene encoding membrane-spanning 4-domains subfamily A member 15-like codes for MDPERAKELPQSVKKFYKGEPLALGVTQILLGVLTIMFGVVLNVGYYYGYHFPYVILMTPHWTGALYIISGSLSVAAARNPKPPLVKGMLGMNVVSTVAAGYHTWDYGGLSALQHSGVLHQHLCFCLWVQGCLQ; via the exons ATGGACCCCGAGAGAGCAAAAGAGCTGCCGCAATCGGTGAAGAAGTTTTATAAGGGGGAGCCTTTGGCCCTGGGG GTCACACAGATACTCCTGGGCGTCCTAACCATCATGTTTGGGGTCGTGCTAAATGTAGGATATTATTACGGATACCATTTCCCGTATGTGATCTTGATGACACCTCATTGGACTGGAGCCCTG TACATCATTTCTGGGTCACTGTCTGTGGCAGCTGCCAGGAACCCGAAGCCACCTCTG GTGAAAGGCATGCTGGGAATGAACGTGGTCAGCACGGTGGCAGCTG GATATCATACTTGGGATTATGGTGGTCTTTCTGCTCTTCAGCATTCTGGAGTTTTGCATCAGCATCTCTGCTTCTGCCTTTGGGTGCAAGGCTGTTTGCAATGA